A stretch of Brassica rapa cultivar Chiifu-401-42 chromosome A08, CAAS_Brap_v3.01, whole genome shotgun sequence DNA encodes these proteins:
- the LOC117125632 gene encoding la-related protein 1A-like, translated as MHDVPYHPPPFPPMSYPTGPDFPYALYPPYPIPGAPVAESGNEKPVQASPLPPPPPQGYPRQHQRGYGPRNMPHGAGPRDFVRPPYMGQGPGFMVGPGPGFPGPVYYFPVPPPGAIRGYPPRFGPHPGNQGPQALDENLQNDQYLISLMDEQGWVPIKIIDDFKRVKMMNMDVEFIANITLKTLQSILFSREIKWWSTKFEAISF; from the exons ATGCACGATGTACCTTATCATCCACCTCCTTTTCCACCTATGTCGTATCCCACTGGTCCGGATTTTCCATATGCTCTTTATCCTCCTTACCCAATTCCTGGAGCTCCTGTTGCAGAGTCTGGCAACGAGAAGCCAGTGCAAGCCTCCCCTcttccaccacctcctcctcaaGGATATCCTAGACAGCATCAGAGGGGTTACGGCCCAAGAAACATGCCGCATGGAGCTGGACCTAGGGACTTTGTGAGACCTCCGTATATGGGGCAAGGTCCTGGGTTCATGGTTGGTCCAGGTCCTGGCTTTCCCG GTCCTGTGTACTACTTCCCGGTTCCACCCCCTGGAGCTATAAGAGGCTACCCTCCACGCTTTGGTCCGCACCCTGGTAACCAGGGTCCTCAAGCTCT TGACGAAAACCTTCAGAATGATCAGTACCTCATTTCCTTAATGGATGAACAAGGATGGGTTCCCATCAAAATCATAGATGACTTCAAAAGG GTTAAGATGATGAACATGGATGTAGAGTTTATAGCaaatataactttaaaaactCTTCAAAGCATACTGTTCTCGAGGGAGATCAAATGGTGGTCGACTAAGTTTGAAGCAATTTCATTCTGA